One window from the genome of Plasmodium reichenowi strain SY57 chromosome 8, whole genome shotgun sequence encodes:
- a CDS encoding phosphatidylglycerophosphate synthase, whose protein sequence is MALKFVIHEPKAKLLFTPKEFFNTLNDMFKNSQNRIVISCLYMGIGELEKELIDSIKKNVNIKDLKVDILLDRQRGTRPEGKFNESSVSILSELFKCSDNINISLFHNPLLGPILYNILPPRANEAIGVMHMKIYIGDNILVLSGANLSDSYLRNRQDRYFVIENKFLADSIHNIINTIQGMSFTLNRDLTIKWENDLMNPLIDAYVFREQYYRRIRFMLQGIQKHISQYNKNYSYNNYYKNIKNYPINDNIYIYNNQNNNKYSYTSNEFSMLNSFSTDIFDKDTYNNKNQKNNHKKENMETHTLLDTNDATYDSTINLLHNNQNEKQTNNLFTYLNEKDEFFYPLFEKNKSILVLELSLQCGFSIPPIYDETDMLENLLKNIEKYDQSLVISSGYLNFPMNFLKLIRNIYINVMQKKNGILQLITASPCANSFYKSKGISYYIPSSYSAMANVCIEYITKNLTNFLKKVNGQNVSEQNNISNQKIYIEYYKPSWTFHSKGIWIMDNMKSMKNVSNDNNNNNNNINNNNINNNNNKFHSSKKYEQNVNNSPNVKINLNKSGYFNNENFDKNIDEENENILKYEDRNDINEDNDYYDNLPWCTVIGSSNYGYRAKYRDLEMSFIIKTNDYNLRCQLKKELNIIYESSHFVQLDELKLRYAFWLKFLVKYIFKWLL, encoded by the coding sequence atggcTCTGAAGTTTGTCATTCATGAACCTAAAGCTAAACTATTATTTACTCCTaaagaattttttaataccTTAAATGATATGTTTAAGAACTCACAAAATCGTATTGTGATTAGCTGTTTATATATGGGAATAGGAGAATtagaaaaagaattaatagatagtataaaaaaaaatgtgaatataaaagatttaaaagttgatatattattagataGACAAAGAGGTACAAGACCAGAAGGGAAATTTAATGAAAGTTCAGTTAGTATTTTATCAGAGCTTTTTAAATGTTcagataatattaatattagCTTATTTCATAATCCTTTATTAGGTCCTATACTTTATAATATCTTACCTCCTAGAGCCAATGAAGCTATAGGTGTAATGCAtatgaaaatttatattGGGGATAATATTCTTGTGTTATCAGGAGCCAATTTAAGTGATAGCTATTTACGAAATAGACAAGATAGATATTTTGTtattgaaaataaattcTTAGCTGATTctattcataatataattaatacCATACAAGGTATGTCATTTACTCTAAATCGAGATTTAACCATAAAGTGGGAAAATGATTTAATGAACCCACTTATAGATGCATACGTGTTTCGTGAACAATATTATAGAAGAATACGTTTTATGTTACAAGGAATTCAAAAGCATATTTcacaatataataaaaattattcatataataattattataaaaatattaaaaattatccaataaatgataacatatatatttataataatcaaaataacaataaatatagtTATACATCAAACGAATTTAGCATGTTAAATTCTTTTAGTACAGATATATTCGATAAagatacatataataataaaaaccaaaaaaataatcataaaaaagaaaatatggAAACACATACTTTGTTAGATACAAATGATGCAACATATGATTCAACAATTAATCTTCTAcataataatcaaaatgaaaagcaaacaaataatttatttacatatctaaatgaaaaagatgAATTCTTTTATCcattatttgaaaaaaataaaagcATTTTAGTACTTGAACTTTCCTTGCAGTGTGGATTTTCCATACCTCCAATATATGATGAAACAGATATGTTAGAAAacttattaaaaaatatcgAAAAATATGATCAAAGCTTAGTTATTTCTTCGGGATATTTAAACTTCCCAATGAATTTCCTTAAATTAattagaaatatatatatcaacgttatgcaaaaaaaaaatggtaTATTACAATTAATCACAGCGTCACCATGCGCTAATAGTTTTTATAAATCTAAAGGGatatcttattatataccAAGTTCATATTCAGCTATGGCTAATGTGTGtattgaatatattacCAAAAATTTAACCAATTTTctaaaaaaagtaaatgGACAAAATGTTTctgaacaaaataatatttcaaatcaaaaaatatatattgaatattACAAACCTTCATGGACATTTCATTCGAAAGGTATATGGATAATGGACAATATGAAAAGTATGAAAAATGTAagtaatgataataataataataataataatatcaataataataatattaataataataataataaatttcattcatctaaaaaatatgaacaaaatgTTAATAACTCACCAAATGTAAAAATTAACCTGAACAAGTCAGGATATTTTAACAATGAAAATTTTGATAAGAATATTGATGAAGAGAATGAGaatatattgaaatatgaagatagaaatgatataaatgaagataatGATTATTACGATAATTTACCATGGTGTACAGTGATTGGAAGTTCTAATTATGGATATAGAGCAAAATATAGAGATTTGGAGATGagttttataataaaaacaaatgattataatttgAGGTGTCAGTTAAAGaaagaattaaatataatatatgagTCATCCCATTTTGTACAACTGGATGAATTGAAATTACGATATGCTTTTTGGTTAAAATTTTTAgtgaaatatatattcaaatggcttttataa